One Glutamicibacter halophytocola DNA segment encodes these proteins:
- the phnD gene encoding phosphate/phosphite/phosphonate ABC transporter substrate-binding protein — protein MRPPALLTLSLLGLAGLAITGCQASATAADAPIKIATLPVSDDPTAVNPNEALVELLEAETGREVEVTDVPDYLSVVEAIRADHVDMGIMSGFPSALAVNTGEVDALLAWKGSDEPVSTCVVLEDSPVQKLEDFRGKTIAFADQASSSGYFMPVYMLHQAGLEQGKDYEAIFAGGHEGSFAALEQGQVDAACTANVLTEMGKPMFPFAEGEWRGIGQSPSMPIMGSVLTRQSLDEPTRTALQEAIPKVFSEANKEKLAGYSSFIGLEIENSPEPSGYAGFAEIADVAGVELKDLK, from the coding sequence ATGCGTCCCCCTGCACTCCTCACCCTGAGCCTGCTCGGCCTCGCAGGCCTGGCCATCACCGGTTGCCAAGCTTCTGCTACTGCGGCCGATGCCCCGATCAAGATCGCGACGCTTCCCGTATCGGACGACCCAACGGCGGTCAATCCCAACGAAGCCCTGGTAGAACTCCTTGAAGCCGAGACTGGACGCGAAGTCGAGGTCACCGACGTCCCGGACTATCTGAGTGTCGTTGAAGCCATTCGAGCAGACCACGTAGACATGGGAATCATGAGCGGCTTCCCTTCTGCCCTGGCCGTGAACACCGGTGAAGTCGATGCGCTCCTGGCATGGAAAGGCAGCGATGAGCCAGTCTCCACCTGCGTCGTGCTCGAGGACTCTCCAGTGCAGAAGCTGGAAGACTTCCGCGGCAAGACCATTGCCTTCGCGGACCAAGCCTCCAGCTCCGGCTACTTCATGCCGGTGTACATGCTGCACCAGGCAGGGCTGGAACAGGGGAAAGATTATGAGGCTATTTTCGCCGGTGGCCATGAAGGCAGCTTTGCCGCCTTGGAGCAAGGACAGGTTGATGCGGCTTGCACCGCTAACGTCCTGACAGAAATGGGCAAGCCGATGTTCCCCTTTGCCGAGGGAGAGTGGCGCGGCATCGGTCAGAGCCCGTCCATGCCAATCATGGGTAGTGTGCTGACCCGCCAGTCATTGGATGAGCCAACTCGTACTGCACTGCAGGAAGCCATCCCGAAGGTCTTCTCTGAGGCCAACAAGGAAAAGCTCGCAGGCTATTCATCCTTCATCGGCCTGGAGATCGAAAATTCCCCAGAACCAAGCGGCTACGCCGGATTTGCCGAGATCGCCGATGTCGCCGGGGTTGAACTCAAGGACCTGAAATGA
- a CDS encoding TetR-like C-terminal domain-containing protein encodes MAAVQTEARRRPGRPRDEELEQLVLDAALDLIDSEQEITVSKLVELSGVSRAAIYRRWPSMTLLIASALNIGRVVQPAINVDGDLRQNIFDSLYGRSLEQAAQMYSESRFRHRIRLVMADRELQRTYWESHVKRRRIPVEDALREAVSRGMLRRDLDVEACFDTLAGVAYYQLVVRGEAIRLPETRARLEAAFETVWRGMILAS; translated from the coding sequence ATGGCCGCAGTGCAGACGGAGGCCCGGCGGCGCCCAGGACGCCCACGCGATGAAGAGCTGGAGCAGCTGGTCCTTGACGCGGCGCTGGATCTGATTGATTCGGAACAGGAAATCACGGTGTCCAAGCTCGTGGAGCTCAGCGGTGTGAGCCGTGCGGCCATCTATCGGCGATGGCCTTCAATGACCCTGTTGATCGCTTCGGCACTGAATATCGGCCGCGTAGTTCAGCCGGCTATTAACGTTGACGGTGACCTGCGGCAAAACATCTTCGATTCCTTGTATGGCCGCAGTCTGGAGCAGGCCGCCCAGATGTATTCGGAATCCCGCTTCAGGCATCGCATCCGCCTGGTGATGGCGGACCGGGAACTGCAGCGCACGTACTGGGAGTCCCACGTGAAGCGGCGCAGGATTCCAGTGGAAGATGCCCTGCGCGAGGCCGTGTCCCGGGGCATGCTGCGCAGAGACCTTGACGTGGAGGCATGCTTCGATACCTTGGCGGGAGTCGCCTATTATCAGCTGGTGGTTCGCGGCGAGGCGATCCGGCTGCCGGAAACCCGTGCAAGGCTTGAAGCTGCCTTCGAAACCGTATGGCGGGGGATGATCCTTGCGTCGTAG
- a CDS encoding ankyrin repeat domain-containing protein produces the protein MNKNQGQPTATQIKAPGLVRRAVAMGALMLSGMAVLAGCSMAVPEVQPTATLAPESGLGAGEQEELDQRLISAAKDNDVELVRELIAAGGNVNAKDSLEDSAFLYAGAEGFNEILELTLENGADVKNLNRYGGTALIPASEHGHIQTVKILIDAGVPLDHVNDPGWTALQEAVLLNDGGPNQQEVARLLLEAGADPQITDPQGRTALENARRLGFEELAEVIESHG, from the coding sequence ATGAACAAGAACCAGGGCCAGCCAACTGCCACGCAGATCAAGGCTCCGGGTCTGGTCAGACGGGCTGTGGCCATGGGAGCGCTGATGCTTTCGGGCATGGCTGTTCTGGCCGGATGCTCCATGGCAGTCCCCGAAGTGCAACCCACGGCTACGCTGGCCCCGGAATCAGGTCTTGGCGCTGGAGAACAGGAAGAACTGGATCAGCGGCTGATCAGCGCAGCCAAGGACAACGACGTGGAACTGGTGCGGGAACTGATTGCCGCCGGTGGCAACGTCAATGCCAAGGACTCCCTGGAGGATTCGGCCTTCCTCTATGCCGGTGCGGAGGGATTCAACGAGATCCTGGAGCTCACCCTGGAGAACGGCGCGGACGTGAAGAACCTGAACCGCTATGGCGGGACGGCGCTGATCCCGGCCAGCGAGCACGGCCATATTCAGACCGTGAAGATCCTCATCGATGCCGGAGTCCCTTTGGACCACGTTAATGATCCAGGCTGGACCGCCCTGCAGGAAGCGGTCCTGCTCAATGACGGAGGTCCGAACCAGCAAGAAGTCGCCAGGCTGCTGCTGGAGGCCGGGGCGGATCCGCAGATCACCGACCCGCAGGGGCGCACCGCGCTGGAGAATGCGCGGCGCCTCGGCTTCGAAGAGCTTGCAGAGGTAATTGAATCCCACGGATAG
- a CDS encoding phosphonate ABC transporter ATP-binding protein, with product MRPNATTVPSSEPGLLLNTAQLRSALPLVSVRGLQVSYDPKKPVKVLDGVDLDLFRGEVVSLLGASGSGKSTLMKSLTGFAPVSAGTVRVAGHDVLNLRRGELRQLRSEVGQVFQQFNLIPRLSVLSNVLTGALHEAGAINLVGGFSSAHRRYAMELLDRVGIAHKARDQARSLSGGQQQRVAIARALMQRPRLILADEPVASLDPKLADSVLQLLRDIAVQDGIPVLVSLHVVPMALAHSDRIVGLRQGKMLVSGASNQLTAESLSGIYEQGDHDGN from the coding sequence ATGAGACCCAACGCTACAACGGTTCCCAGCAGTGAGCCGGGGCTGCTTTTGAATACTGCACAACTGCGCAGCGCGTTGCCCTTGGTGAGCGTGCGCGGACTGCAAGTTAGCTACGACCCGAAGAAACCGGTCAAGGTTTTGGACGGAGTTGATTTGGACCTGTTTCGTGGCGAGGTGGTTTCCCTGCTTGGCGCATCCGGGTCAGGAAAATCAACGCTCATGAAAAGCCTGACAGGATTCGCTCCGGTCAGTGCCGGAACGGTGCGGGTGGCCGGACATGATGTGCTAAATCTTCGCCGAGGCGAGTTGCGCCAGTTGCGATCCGAGGTCGGCCAGGTCTTCCAGCAGTTCAACCTGATCCCGCGGTTGAGCGTGCTGTCCAATGTTCTGACTGGAGCCCTGCATGAGGCGGGAGCGATCAATCTGGTGGGCGGTTTCTCCAGCGCCCATCGCAGATACGCCATGGAATTGCTGGATCGTGTAGGCATTGCCCATAAAGCCAGGGACCAGGCACGTTCCTTGAGCGGTGGCCAGCAGCAACGCGTTGCCATCGCCAGGGCACTAATGCAGCGACCACGCCTGATCCTGGCCGATGAACCGGTCGCCTCGCTGGATCCGAAGCTGGCAGATTCCGTATTGCAATTGCTGCGCGACATCGCCGTGCAAGATGGCATCCCCGTGCTGGTCAGCTTGCACGTTGTCCCGATGGCGCTGGCTCACAGCGATCGCATTGTCGGTTTGCGCCAGGGCAAGATGCTGGTCTCCGGAGCCAGCAACCAACTGACCGCCGAGTCCTTGTCGGGGATCTATGAACAAGGTGATCACGATGGGAACTGA
- a CDS encoding tyrosine-protein phosphatase — MSTPILDLELSAPVNLRDLGGIKIAGGTLRKNLVIRTDDIAYATQEIADNLVEGGLSAVIDLRSPAEVALTGRGPLAQFPVAYHNLPLINDVSRSNPQEGEGFTHAGMGQMYLDIVENSAAHLVTALNIIAYSPGATAFHCAAGRDRTGVVAAMLLLALGACDEDIVADYALTGANMDAIMERNRPIMGAMWKALGVEVPQPDTSALLRGGMEESMEMLLGELRERHGDPLLPLRKAGLSEATVQRLHQRAVEA; from the coding sequence ATGAGCACCCCAATCCTTGATCTTGAACTGAGCGCGCCAGTCAATCTTAGAGACCTCGGCGGCATCAAGATTGCAGGCGGAACGCTTCGCAAGAATCTGGTGATTCGCACCGATGACATCGCTTATGCGACACAGGAGATCGCCGACAACTTGGTTGAGGGGGGATTGTCTGCCGTAATTGACCTGCGCTCGCCGGCCGAAGTGGCCCTGACCGGGCGTGGACCGCTGGCCCAGTTCCCGGTGGCCTACCATAATCTTCCCCTGATCAATGATGTTTCGCGCTCAAACCCGCAGGAAGGCGAGGGGTTCACGCACGCTGGCATGGGGCAGATGTATCTGGACATCGTTGAAAACTCAGCGGCCCATCTCGTCACCGCATTGAATATCATCGCGTACTCGCCGGGAGCCACGGCCTTCCACTGCGCCGCCGGGCGAGACAGGACCGGCGTTGTCGCCGCAATGCTCCTCTTGGCACTGGGGGCCTGCGATGAAGACATCGTAGCGGACTACGCGCTGACCGGAGCGAATATGGATGCGATCATGGAGCGCAACCGTCCCATCATGGGGGCCATGTGGAAAGCCCTGGGAGTGGAGGTGCCGCAACCCGATACCTCGGCTCTGCTGAGGGGCGGCATGGAAGAATCCATGGAGATGCTGCTCGGGGAGCTGCGCGAACGCCATGGTGATCCATTGCTTCCCCTGCGCAAGGCAGGACTCAGCGAGGCCACTGTGCAACGACTGCACCAACGCGCTGTGGAGGCCTGA
- the phnE gene encoding phosphonate ABC transporter, permease protein PhnE, whose translation MGTETESRSVAGSELSANDRIRLERAFSIPRGRFLLGIPVALLILLWSAGGVGFDFLKLGQGSLNLVDFLGRLIPPDFSKISTILELLLETLQMAIVGTVLGVVFSLLMAFCSASNIAPSWLYYPSRWVMNVIRAVPDLVFALMFVSAVGLGPFAGILAMTLGSVGSIGKIFAEAMEAVDKGPVVAMQAVDASKRQVVQYGILPQAAAPLVSYTLLLFEGNVRGATILGLVGAGGIGLELTTAMRMYDYGHLSAIIICIIVLVTIIDQGSALIRRRIT comes from the coding sequence ATGGGAACTGAAACTGAATCCCGTTCCGTGGCTGGCTCGGAGCTTTCGGCCAACGACAGAATACGGTTGGAACGAGCGTTCTCCATCCCTCGCGGCAGGTTCCTGCTGGGCATCCCGGTGGCACTTCTGATCCTGTTGTGGTCTGCCGGAGGCGTCGGATTTGATTTCCTGAAGCTTGGCCAAGGTTCGTTGAACTTGGTTGACTTCCTGGGCCGATTGATACCACCTGATTTTTCAAAAATCTCAACGATCTTGGAATTGTTGCTGGAAACCCTGCAGATGGCCATCGTCGGTACCGTGCTGGGCGTCGTTTTCTCGTTGCTGATGGCCTTCTGCTCGGCTTCCAATATCGCGCCATCGTGGTTGTACTACCCGTCGCGCTGGGTCATGAATGTGATCCGTGCGGTCCCTGACTTGGTCTTCGCCCTGATGTTCGTCTCGGCCGTGGGACTAGGACCGTTTGCCGGCATCCTGGCCATGACCCTGGGCTCGGTGGGATCCATCGGAAAGATCTTCGCCGAGGCAATGGAGGCCGTGGACAAAGGGCCAGTGGTTGCCATGCAAGCCGTCGACGCGTCCAAACGGCAAGTGGTCCAGTATGGCATCTTGCCTCAAGCAGCCGCACCTCTGGTGTCCTACACGCTGCTGCTTTTCGAGGGCAACGTCCGTGGTGCAACCATCCTTGGACTGGTCGGCGCCGGTGGCATTGGCCTGGAGCTGACCACCGCCATGCGCATGTACGACTACGGCCACCTGTCCGCCATCATCATCTGCATCATCGTGCTAGTCACGATCATCGACCAGGGCAGCGCCCTGATACGAAGGAGAATCACATGA